In Curtobacterium sp. TC1, the following proteins share a genomic window:
- a CDS encoding DUF2231 domain-containing protein: MPEIRAFRRLTDTVEHASVLDKAVDVDRAVVNALAKPKALRQLLHGVPFGHPLHPLMVQVPLGAWISAAVLDVFGGKGNAKAAKTLVGVGLVSSGSASLAGYVDWSELDREQLRTGWVHQAVNWVGISLYGLSWWQRKNGNHGAGKLLGFAALSVVGVGGYLGGHLAYRQRAGVSDHGEVPFDA, encoded by the coding sequence ATGCCTGAGATCCGCGCGTTCCGTCGCCTCACCGACACCGTCGAGCACGCGAGCGTGCTCGACAAGGCCGTCGACGTCGACCGAGCGGTGGTGAACGCGCTCGCGAAGCCGAAGGCCCTGCGGCAACTGCTGCACGGGGTGCCGTTCGGGCATCCGCTGCACCCGCTGATGGTGCAGGTGCCGCTCGGGGCGTGGATCTCGGCCGCGGTGCTCGACGTGTTCGGCGGGAAGGGCAACGCGAAGGCCGCGAAGACCCTCGTCGGCGTCGGCCTGGTGTCGTCCGGCAGCGCGAGCCTCGCCGGGTACGTCGACTGGTCCGAGTTGGACCGCGAACAGCTGCGCACCGGATGGGTGCACCAGGCCGTGAACTGGGTCGGTATCTCGCTGTACGGGCTGTCGTGGTGGCAGCGGAAGAACGGCAACCACGGGGCCGGCAAGCTCCTCGGGTTCGCCGCACTCTCGGTGGTCGGGGTCGGCGGGTACCTCGGTGGGCACCTGGCCTACCGACAGCGCGCCGGCGTGAGCGACCACGGCGAAGTGCCGTTCGACGCCTGA
- a CDS encoding 1-phosphofructokinase family hexose kinase, with protein MNRRIVTVTPNPSLDRTIELSGELQRGAVQRATRSTAEPGGKGVNVSRVVVASGGDTIAVLPGDELDPVLLGLATRGIPTAALPIGAPLRSNVTVTEPTGTTTKLNEPGPSLAGRLDDLASLVADTAAATATGPAARWVVFAGSLPPGLPDDALAVLVRAVRARHGEDVRIAVDSSGVPFTALLQSGERIDLVKPNAEELAEVVGGDPDTYEQDLDAAVAAAQRLRDRNVDAVLLTLGSAGAVLVSGEGAFAAAAPRIVARSTVGAGDSSLAGYLLAEVAGASPEQRLAQAVATGAAAAALPGSDVPALDHTDPTAISVRVLTTHPAPEPA; from the coding sequence ATGAACCGCCGCATCGTCACGGTCACCCCGAACCCGAGCCTCGACCGCACCATCGAGCTCTCCGGCGAACTGCAGCGCGGCGCCGTCCAGCGCGCCACCCGCTCCACCGCGGAGCCCGGCGGCAAGGGCGTGAACGTGTCCCGGGTGGTCGTCGCGAGCGGCGGGGACACGATCGCCGTCCTGCCCGGCGACGAGCTCGACCCGGTGCTGCTCGGCCTGGCCACCCGGGGCATCCCGACCGCCGCACTGCCGATCGGCGCGCCGCTCCGCTCGAACGTCACCGTGACCGAGCCGACCGGCACCACCACGAAGCTCAACGAGCCCGGTCCCTCGCTCGCCGGCCGCCTGGACGACCTCGCGTCCCTGGTCGCCGACACCGCGGCAGCGACCGCCACCGGCCCCGCCGCCCGCTGGGTGGTCTTCGCCGGATCGCTCCCGCCAGGGCTGCCCGACGACGCGCTCGCCGTGCTCGTCCGTGCCGTCCGTGCGCGCCACGGTGAGGACGTCCGGATCGCGGTCGACTCGTCCGGCGTCCCGTTCACCGCCCTGCTGCAGTCCGGCGAGCGGATCGACCTGGTCAAGCCGAACGCCGAGGAGCTCGCCGAGGTCGTCGGTGGCGACCCGGACACCTACGAGCAGGACCTCGACGCCGCCGTGGCCGCCGCGCAGCGCCTGCGCGACCGGAACGTCGACGCCGTCCTGCTCACCCTCGGCAGCGCCGGCGCCGTCCTCGTCTCCGGCGAGGGGGCCTTCGCCGCCGCGGCACCGCGGATCGTCGCCCGCTCCACCGTCGGCGCCGGGGACTCCTCGCTCGCCGGCTACCTGCTCGCCGAGGTGGCCGGAGCGTCACCCGAGCAGCGCCTCGCCCAGGCCGTCGCGACCGGAGCCGCCGCCGCAGCCCTGCCCGGCAGCGACGTGCCCGCCCTCGACCACACCGACCCGACGGCGATCTCGGTCCGGGTGCTCACGACGCACCCGGCACCCGAGCCCGCCTGA
- a CDS encoding ABC transporter ATP-binding protein: MTPTTMADRRVVLSLEGVVKTYGDVGALRGVSLEVAAGELVAVVGPSGSGKSTMLNIVGTLDRPTSGTVTIAGNDVATMSDDALSRLRADHVGFVFQHFHLQAGATAAENVADGLLYAGIPRRDRHRRAVEALGRVGLEHRVDHRPHQLSGGEKQRVAIARAIVGEPTILLADEPTGALDTASGTAVLGLLRELNDGGTTVLVITHDLELAASLPRQVRMRDGLVSQDDAAGGAEALAAAIRGDR; this comes from the coding sequence ATGACCCCCACGACCATGGCGGACCGTCGAGTCGTCCTGTCGCTCGAGGGCGTCGTGAAGACGTACGGGGACGTCGGCGCGCTCCGCGGCGTCTCGCTCGAGGTCGCGGCCGGGGAACTCGTCGCCGTCGTCGGGCCGTCCGGCTCCGGCAAGTCGACCATGCTCAACATCGTCGGGACGCTCGACCGGCCGACGTCCGGTACCGTGACGATCGCCGGCAACGACGTCGCCACGATGTCCGACGACGCCCTGTCGCGACTGCGGGCCGACCACGTCGGGTTCGTGTTCCAGCACTTCCACCTGCAAGCCGGGGCGACCGCCGCCGAGAACGTCGCCGACGGCCTGCTCTACGCGGGCATCCCGCGCCGCGACCGGCACCGACGTGCGGTCGAGGCACTGGGCCGGGTCGGGCTCGAGCACCGGGTCGACCACCGCCCCCACCAGCTGTCCGGCGGCGAGAAGCAGCGGGTGGCGATCGCCCGGGCCATCGTCGGCGAACCCACCATCCTGTTGGCGGACGAGCCGACCGGGGCACTCGACACCGCCTCGGGCACGGCGGTCCTCGGGCTGCTGCGCGAGCTCAACGACGGCGGGACCACTGTGCTCGTCATCACCCACGACCTCGAACTCGCGGCCTCGCTGCCTCGGCAGGTGCGGATGCGCGACGGTCTCGTCTCGCAGGACGACGCCGCGGGCGGGGCCGAAGCACTCGCCGCGGCGATCCGGGGCGACCGGTGA
- a CDS encoding sugar ABC transporter substrate-binding protein encodes MTRTRFAALGALGLAAALALTGCSAGSNGASDGGTKAIGTPDGKGKTITVWMMNGDLSDKVLDAAQEQFTKDTGAKVKLQTQQWDGITTKLTTALAQDDAPDVVDLGNTQVPVYAAAGGLMDLTPYRDELKDGQTWLTGLEGPATVDDKLYGAPLFAGNRAVVYNKKVWKDAGVTDVPTTYEELTADLDKVKAANTASDFSAFYMPGQYWYGGLQWVWDAGGEIASDEDGKWTGKLDSADAVKGLTAWKTFQNDYSAKSTQDINTDKPSQSDVFAQGNTSAFLGSAWEIGSITTAKPALADQIGTFPMPSQTDGKTQPVFLGGSDLGIPAKAANQDLALYYLKILTSKEFQQDQVFGVDGWEPNSTELLDAVADDVDTLHKPYFEAAGTSRPTPATPGWATIEGDASFQSMFADIATGRKSPEQAAEGFSKHLTTALNAQP; translated from the coding sequence GTGACACGCACGCGTTTCGCCGCACTCGGTGCGCTCGGCCTGGCGGCCGCGCTCGCCCTCACCGGGTGCTCCGCCGGAAGCAACGGAGCTTCCGACGGCGGCACGAAAGCCATCGGCACACCCGATGGCAAGGGCAAGACCATCACTGTCTGGATGATGAACGGCGACCTGAGCGACAAGGTCCTCGACGCCGCGCAGGAGCAGTTCACGAAGGACACCGGGGCGAAGGTGAAGCTCCAGACCCAGCAGTGGGACGGGATCACCACGAAGCTCACCACGGCGCTCGCCCAGGACGACGCCCCGGACGTCGTCGACCTCGGCAACACGCAGGTGCCGGTCTACGCGGCGGCCGGTGGTCTCATGGACCTGACGCCGTACCGCGACGAACTGAAGGACGGCCAGACCTGGCTGACCGGGCTCGAGGGGCCGGCCACCGTCGACGACAAGCTCTACGGCGCACCGCTCTTCGCGGGCAACCGGGCCGTGGTCTACAACAAGAAGGTCTGGAAGGACGCCGGCGTCACCGACGTGCCGACCACGTACGAGGAGCTCACCGCCGACCTGGACAAGGTCAAGGCCGCCAACACGGCGAGCGACTTCTCCGCCTTCTACATGCCCGGCCAGTACTGGTACGGCGGGCTGCAGTGGGTGTGGGACGCCGGCGGCGAGATCGCCTCCGACGAGGACGGCAAGTGGACCGGGAAGCTCGACTCGGCCGATGCGGTCAAGGGCCTGACGGCGTGGAAGACGTTCCAGAACGACTACTCCGCGAAGTCGACGCAGGACATCAACACCGACAAGCCCTCGCAGAGCGACGTCTTCGCCCAGGGCAACACCTCGGCGTTCCTCGGATCGGCGTGGGAGATCGGCTCGATCACCACCGCGAAGCCGGCGCTCGCCGATCAGATCGGCACGTTCCCGATGCCGTCGCAGACGGACGGGAAGACGCAGCCGGTGTTCCTCGGCGGGTCCGACCTCGGGATCCCGGCGAAGGCCGCGAACCAGGACCTCGCGCTGTACTACCTGAAGATCCTGACCTCGAAGGAGTTCCAGCAGGACCAGGTGTTCGGCGTCGACGGCTGGGAGCCGAACTCGACCGAGCTGCTCGACGCGGTGGCCGACGACGTCGACACCCTCCACAAGCCGTACTTCGAGGCTGCGGGCACGAGCCGACCCACCCCGGCGACCCCGGGCTGGGCGACCATCGAGGGCGACGCGTCGTTCCAGTCGATGTTCGCGGACATCGCGACCGGGCGGAAGTCGCCGGAGCAGGCCGCCGAGGGCTTCTCGAAGCACCTCACGACCGCGCTCAACGCGCAGCCGTAG
- a CDS encoding ABC transporter permease, giving the protein MSARGTVSPADLLRLGVFGLRTRPGRVVLSALGIAIGIAAMIAVVGISSSSKAKVDQVLDALGTNVLTVTQAQGFGETPPLPDTALESVQRQDDVESAAAVGTVPETAVYRNGFVPAPETKGISVLAAWGDVPEVLGGELASGRWIDDTRRAAPQVVLGAEAADALGIDEVRSDSRVWIGGQWVQVVGILRPLALAEDLDNSVFVPRTLAGQLGFDGAPTAVYTRVDPSRVEQTREGLAGAVRPGAPQDVGVTRPSDALAAKDATDDSFTGLLVGIGGVALLVGGIGVANTMVITVLERRAEVGVRRALGARRRTIRDQFLVESLLLSFLGGVAGVLIGVAVTVVFAVSQGWPVALPLWAVGGGLGATVLIGGVSGLYPAARAARIPPTSALAAV; this is encoded by the coding sequence GTGAGCGCCCGAGGAACCGTCAGCCCGGCGGACCTGCTCCGGCTCGGGGTGTTCGGCCTGCGGACCCGGCCCGGCCGCGTCGTCCTGTCGGCCCTCGGCATCGCCATCGGCATCGCGGCGATGATCGCGGTCGTCGGCATCTCGTCGTCGAGCAAGGCGAAGGTCGACCAGGTCCTCGACGCCCTCGGCACGAACGTGCTCACCGTCACCCAGGCGCAGGGCTTCGGTGAGACGCCGCCGCTGCCGGACACCGCTCTCGAGTCGGTGCAGCGCCAGGACGACGTCGAGTCCGCGGCCGCGGTCGGCACCGTCCCGGAGACCGCGGTCTACCGCAACGGGTTCGTCCCGGCCCCGGAGACGAAGGGCATCTCCGTGCTGGCGGCCTGGGGTGACGTCCCGGAGGTGCTCGGCGGTGAGCTCGCCTCCGGCCGGTGGATCGACGACACCCGGAGAGCGGCCCCGCAGGTCGTGCTCGGGGCCGAGGCCGCCGATGCCCTCGGCATCGACGAGGTCCGGTCGGACAGCCGGGTCTGGATCGGCGGGCAGTGGGTGCAGGTCGTCGGGATCCTGCGACCGCTCGCGCTCGCCGAGGACCTCGACAACAGCGTGTTCGTCCCCCGGACCCTCGCCGGGCAGCTCGGGTTCGACGGCGCGCCGACCGCGGTCTACACGCGCGTCGACCCGTCTCGCGTCGAGCAGACCCGTGAGGGGCTCGCGGGGGCGGTCCGTCCGGGAGCGCCGCAGGACGTCGGGGTCACCCGACCGTCGGACGCGCTCGCCGCAAAGGACGCCACCGACGACTCGTTCACCGGACTGCTGGTCGGCATCGGCGGCGTCGCGCTGCTCGTCGGCGGCATCGGGGTCGCCAACACGATGGTGATCACCGTGCTCGAGCGCCGCGCCGAGGTCGGCGTGCGACGTGCCCTCGGTGCGCGGCGCCGGACCATCCGCGACCAGTTCCTGGTCGAGTCCCTGCTGCTGTCGTTCCTCGGTGGGGTGGCCGGGGTCCTGATCGGCGTCGCCGTCACCGTCGTGTTCGCCGTCTCGCAGGGGTGGCCGGTCGCGCTGCCGCTCTGGGCCGTCGGCGGTGGACTCGGTGCGACGGTCCTGATCGGCGGCGTCTCCGGGTTGTACCCGGCGGCGCGCGCAGCGCGCATCCCGCCGACGTCCGCCCTGGCGGCCGTCTGA
- a CDS encoding peptidoglycan-binding protein, with protein MRHSSRRRTVVVGVCLIAVLASGTGTWALLDLRGGSAASASASDRPTRAGSTAAVTKGDLTDSKVFAGTLGYGTPTGVPAAASGTITWLPRPGDVIQRDEYLYAVDERGVRSMYGTIPLWRDLSRGTHGTDVRQLNENLAALGYDVSVDDEFGPRTQAAVRRWQEDRGHEVTGVLTADDIAFVDGAVRVASVDGKLGQSTGAAGAEGAGGGAGGDVLQVTSTKRVVSATVSQRDAERLAVGTRVDVRVNGTGAAMRGEVADIQPETGEDGGTKVVVSVSFDPGDRKLPAAASAQIDAKGTTERGVLSVPVSALVAGSGGSYAVDVVQQGGRTERVPVEPGFTAGGRVAISGDVAAGDRVVVPG; from the coding sequence GTGAGGCACTCGAGCCGACGCCGCACGGTGGTCGTCGGTGTCTGTCTCATCGCGGTGCTCGCGTCCGGTACCGGGACCTGGGCGCTCCTCGACCTGCGAGGTGGCAGCGCAGCGTCCGCGTCGGCCTCGGATCGTCCGACCCGCGCCGGTTCGACGGCAGCCGTCACGAAGGGCGACCTGACCGACTCGAAGGTCTTCGCGGGCACGCTCGGCTACGGCACCCCGACCGGCGTGCCCGCCGCGGCTTCGGGGACCATCACGTGGCTGCCCCGCCCCGGCGACGTCATCCAGCGTGACGAGTACCTGTACGCGGTGGACGAGCGCGGTGTGCGCTCGATGTACGGCACGATTCCGCTCTGGCGCGACCTGTCCCGTGGCACGCACGGCACCGACGTGCGGCAGCTCAACGAGAACCTAGCTGCCCTGGGCTACGACGTGTCCGTGGACGACGAGTTCGGGCCGCGGACCCAGGCGGCGGTGCGCCGGTGGCAGGAGGACCGCGGTCACGAGGTCACCGGGGTCCTCACCGCCGACGACATCGCGTTCGTCGACGGCGCAGTGCGCGTCGCGTCGGTGGACGGCAAGCTCGGCCAGTCGACCGGCGCCGCCGGCGCGGAGGGTGCTGGCGGCGGCGCCGGCGGAGACGTGCTGCAGGTCACGAGCACGAAGCGGGTCGTCTCGGCGACCGTCTCCCAGCGCGACGCCGAGCGACTGGCGGTCGGCACCCGGGTCGACGTCCGGGTGAACGGGACCGGCGCCGCGATGCGCGGCGAGGTCGCGGACATCCAGCCCGAGACCGGCGAGGACGGCGGCACCAAGGTCGTGGTGTCGGTGTCCTTCGACCCGGGCGACCGCAAGCTGCCCGCGGCCGCCTCCGCCCAGATCGACGCGAAGGGCACCACCGAACGGGGCGTGCTGTCGGTCCCGGTGTCGGCGCTCGTCGCGGGCTCCGGTGGCTCGTACGCGGTCGACGTCGTGCAGCAGGGCGGCCGGACCGAGCGCGTACCCGTCGAACCGGGGTTCACCGCCGGCGGCCGCGTCGCGATCAGCGGCGACGTCGCGGCCGGTGACCGCGTGGTGGTGCCCGGATGA
- a CDS encoding sensor histidine kinase encodes MRTLTIRVRTALAFAGASMVLTAAVLVFVNLASQQSFARTLPVDGQDGGETARIPSAVPIAPERLGGTQTLRIVTEANSLQWQWSAVGVVVAGVLAGGVGWFVSRRMLGPIDRITATANRITASNLHERIALVGPDDELRRLSSTVDDLLDRLETAFESQRRFVAQASHELRTPLAVQRAAVQIGLHDDADPDDVRAVRDELLEQNRRTEHLVESLLVLAEADRGLDGTTQVVHVDDVTAEVVAGATRNAADAGVALTHETRTGPPGLVVDAEPTLLRQLLGNLVGNAVEYNEPGGFVRVSTAPDGIVVENSGPVVPADEAPRLVEPFRRCSSPRSAGRHSGLGLSIVASIVQAHGWSLSIAARPSGGLEIRVGVSSVQTRRDVARNS; translated from the coding sequence ATGCGGACGCTCACGATCCGCGTCCGGACGGCCCTCGCCTTCGCCGGGGCGTCGATGGTGTTGACCGCCGCCGTGCTGGTGTTCGTGAACCTCGCGTCCCAGCAGTCGTTCGCCCGGACGCTCCCCGTGGACGGTCAGGACGGCGGGGAGACGGCTCGGATCCCGTCCGCCGTCCCGATCGCCCCCGAACGGCTGGGGGGAACGCAGACCCTGCGCATCGTCACCGAGGCCAACTCGCTGCAGTGGCAGTGGTCGGCAGTGGGGGTCGTCGTTGCCGGGGTGCTCGCAGGTGGCGTCGGGTGGTTCGTCAGCAGGCGCATGCTCGGGCCGATCGACCGGATCACCGCCACCGCGAACCGGATCACCGCCTCGAACCTCCACGAGCGGATCGCCCTCGTCGGTCCCGACGACGAGCTCCGGCGGCTGTCGAGCACCGTCGACGACCTGCTCGACCGGCTCGAGACGGCGTTCGAGAGCCAACGGCGGTTCGTGGCGCAGGCGTCGCACGAGCTCCGCACTCCGCTCGCGGTGCAGCGGGCCGCCGTGCAGATCGGGTTGCACGACGACGCCGATCCCGACGACGTCCGGGCCGTCCGCGACGAGCTGCTCGAGCAGAACCGGCGGACCGAGCACCTGGTCGAGTCGCTGCTCGTGCTCGCCGAGGCCGACCGTGGGCTCGACGGCACGACGCAGGTGGTCCACGTGGACGACGTGACCGCCGAGGTGGTCGCGGGGGCGACCCGGAACGCGGCCGACGCCGGGGTGGCGCTGACGCACGAGACCCGCACCGGGCCTCCCGGCCTGGTCGTCGACGCCGAGCCGACGCTGCTGCGGCAGCTCCTCGGCAACCTGGTCGGCAACGCCGTCGAGTACAACGAGCCCGGCGGGTTCGTCCGGGTGTCCACCGCGCCGGACGGGATCGTCGTCGAGAACTCCGGACCGGTGGTACCGGCGGACGAGGCACCCCGCCTCGTCGAGCCGTTCCGGCGGTGCTCGTCGCCGCGATCGGCCGGGCGGCACAGCGGCCTCGGGCTGTCGATCGTGGCGTCGATCGTGCAGGCACACGGGTGGTCGCTGTCGATCGCCGCTCGGCCGTCCGGCGGACTCGAGATCCGCGTCGGTGTTTCGTCGGTGCAAACCCGGAGGGACGTGGCGCGAAACAGCTGA
- a CDS encoding response regulator transcription factor, with amino-acid sequence MRVLVVDDETALADLVATGLTRQGMAVDVAHRGDHADELLAVNDYDVVVLDRDLPGMHGDEVARRLAARGSLTRILMLTAATTLTDRVNGLELGADDYLAKPFEYPELVARVRALGRRSVAPVAPVLERAGVLVDTNRRMATRDGRPLDLTAKELGVLETLLRADGRIVSAEELLEKVWDMNIDPFTAAVRVTMSKLRRKLGDPDPIRTVPGQGYAL; translated from the coding sequence GTGCGCGTACTCGTGGTGGATGATGAGACAGCCCTCGCCGACCTCGTCGCGACGGGGTTGACCCGGCAGGGCATGGCGGTCGACGTCGCCCACCGGGGTGACCACGCGGACGAGCTCCTGGCGGTGAACGACTACGACGTCGTCGTGCTCGACCGGGACCTCCCCGGCATGCACGGCGACGAGGTGGCCCGGCGGCTCGCGGCGCGGGGGAGCCTCACCCGCATCCTCATGCTCACTGCGGCGACGACACTGACCGACCGGGTGAACGGCCTCGAACTCGGCGCCGACGACTACCTGGCGAAGCCGTTCGAGTACCCGGAGCTCGTTGCGCGGGTCCGTGCGCTCGGCCGCCGGAGCGTCGCCCCCGTCGCGCCGGTGCTCGAACGCGCCGGAGTACTCGTCGACACGAACCGGCGGATGGCGACGCGCGACGGCCGCCCGCTCGACCTCACGGCGAAGGAGCTCGGGGTGCTCGAGACCCTGCTCCGTGCTGACGGCCGGATCGTCTCCGCCGAGGAACTCCTCGAGAAGGTCTGGGACATGAACATCGACCCGTTCACCGCCGCGGTCCGGGTGACCATGTCGAAACTCCGCCGCAAGCTCGGTGACCCGGACCCGATCCGGACGGTGCCCGGGCAGGGGTACGCCCTGTGA
- a CDS encoding DeoR/GlpR family DNA-binding transcription regulator, whose protein sequence is MYATERHDAIAAALQDAGRVSVADLAEHFDVTTETVRRDLDALESAGVLRRVHGGAVPIGRSSVVELSVAEREGQHGSAKSEIARAAMRLVPSTFTGSIAIDAGTTCAAVAAELARWEPATAGATLTVITNSVPIAATLQHSEHVELHLLGGRVRGVTSAAVGTATVEQIGALRPDIAFVGTNGLSAGFGLSTPDEYEAAVKGAYVLAARRAVVLADAAKHGVEALMRFARLDEIDTLVTDQAPPADLAGALTDADVEVVVA, encoded by the coding sequence ATGTACGCAACCGAGCGGCACGACGCGATCGCAGCAGCGCTGCAGGACGCCGGCCGGGTCTCCGTCGCCGACCTGGCCGAGCACTTCGACGTCACCACCGAGACCGTCCGCCGCGACCTCGACGCCCTCGAGTCCGCCGGGGTGCTGCGCCGCGTGCACGGGGGAGCGGTCCCGATCGGCCGCTCGAGCGTCGTCGAACTCTCCGTCGCCGAGCGCGAGGGCCAGCACGGCTCCGCGAAGTCCGAGATCGCCCGCGCTGCGATGCGCCTGGTGCCCTCGACCTTCACCGGCTCGATCGCGATCGACGCGGGCACCACGTGCGCCGCCGTCGCCGCCGAACTCGCACGGTGGGAACCCGCCACCGCCGGCGCGACCCTCACGGTCATCACGAACTCCGTGCCGATCGCCGCGACCCTGCAGCACAGCGAGCACGTCGAGCTGCACCTGCTCGGCGGCCGGGTGCGTGGGGTCACGAGCGCCGCGGTCGGCACCGCCACCGTCGAGCAGATCGGCGCGCTGCGGCCCGACATCGCCTTCGTGGGCACGAACGGTCTGTCCGCGGGGTTCGGGCTGAGCACGCCGGACGAGTACGAAGCTGCCGTCAAGGGCGCGTACGTCCTCGCGGCCCGCCGCGCCGTGGTCCTCGCCGACGCCGCGAAGCACGGGGTCGAAGCCCTCATGCGCTTCGCCCGACTCGACGAGATCGACACGCTCGTCACCGACCAGGCGCCGCCGGCCGACCTCGCCGGCGCCCTGACCGACGCCGACGTCGAGGTGGTCGTCGCATGA
- a CDS encoding carbohydrate ABC transporter permease has translation MTSTAEQATGSEQSEPVAGGQSVGGLVQGSSRGPGDRGRSGPRRRSSGTSRAPLVLLAPAAILLLALVVYPLVRLVVISFQDYGLRAIFTGQAGFAGVSNYTNVLTDASFWPVILRTVLVTGAMVLGTIVIGMGVAQLLTRLGVAMRTVVSVVLVLAWAMPNVASSLVWQWLFQPFYGVLNWLITQLRVFGDHTQDNWASDPGQAYTIVLTLVIWQAVPFVALTLYAAQSQIAPEYYEAGALDGASTWTMYRAITLPALAPTLLLVSILSVIWDFNVFNQIWLLTRGGPEEATLTLGIWTFVKSFVSNAYGQGAAIAVISTVILGALTSYYIRRLVRSGEEDL, from the coding sequence ATGACCTCCACTGCAGAGCAGGCGACCGGTTCGGAGCAGTCCGAGCCGGTCGCCGGCGGGCAGAGCGTCGGCGGTCTGGTTCAGGGGTCGTCGCGGGGTCCGGGTGACCGGGGCCGGAGCGGTCCGCGGCGCCGGTCGTCCGGGACGTCGCGGGCTCCGCTCGTCCTGCTGGCCCCCGCGGCGATCCTGCTGTTGGCGCTCGTCGTGTACCCGCTCGTCCGGCTCGTCGTCATCTCGTTCCAGGACTACGGCCTCCGGGCGATCTTCACCGGGCAGGCCGGGTTCGCCGGCGTCTCGAACTACACGAACGTCCTGACCGACGCCAGCTTCTGGCCGGTCATCCTGCGTACCGTCCTGGTCACCGGAGCGATGGTGCTCGGCACCATCGTCATCGGGATGGGCGTCGCGCAACTGCTCACCCGGCTCGGCGTCGCGATGCGCACCGTGGTCAGCGTCGTGCTCGTGCTGGCCTGGGCGATGCCGAACGTGGCGTCGAGCCTGGTCTGGCAGTGGCTGTTCCAGCCGTTCTACGGTGTGCTCAACTGGCTCATCACGCAGCTGCGGGTGTTCGGCGACCACACGCAGGACAACTGGGCGTCGGACCCCGGGCAGGCGTACACGATCGTGCTCACGCTCGTGATCTGGCAGGCCGTGCCGTTCGTCGCGCTGACGCTGTACGCCGCGCAGTCGCAGATCGCGCCGGAGTACTACGAGGCCGGAGCGCTCGACGGCGCCTCGACCTGGACGATGTACCGCGCGATCACGCTGCCGGCGCTCGCACCGACCCTGCTGCTCGTGTCGATCCTGTCGGTGATCTGGGACTTCAACGTCTTCAACCAGATCTGGTTGCTCACCCGAGGTGGTCCGGAGGAGGCCACCCTGACGCTCGGCATCTGGACCTTCGTGAAGTCGTTCGTCTCCAACGCCTACGGCCAGGGCGCCGCGATCGCCGTCATCTCGACCGTGATCCTCGGCGCGCTCACCAGCTACTACATCCGCCGGCTCGTCCGCAGCGGTGAGGAGGACCTGTGA
- a CDS encoding carbohydrate ABC transporter permease — MTTSAHVGDRPVHVRKRKPRIVANTIAIVFCLVWVFPIYWMVNTAFKPADEVTTMTPIWAPLHPTLDNFTRALTQEGFLVYLRNSTIVVVAAVLLSIVVGFLASAALSRFRFRGRRAILVGILFVQMIPSGALLIPLFLSFQTLGLLNSYVGLILAYVASVLPFSIWVMRGFFVAVPVEIEEAAKVDGAGTFRILWSVLFPLVMPGVIATSVFAFIAAWNDYLIAYVMLKDQGMYTLPVWLAGFSTNKGTDFGGLMAASVLFSIPVVVFFLIVQRRLVSGMTAGAVKG; from the coding sequence GTGACCACGTCAGCCCACGTCGGCGACCGTCCAGTGCACGTCCGGAAACGGAAGCCGCGCATCGTCGCGAACACGATCGCGATCGTCTTCTGCCTGGTGTGGGTGTTCCCGATCTACTGGATGGTGAACACCGCCTTCAAGCCGGCGGACGAGGTCACGACCATGACCCCGATCTGGGCGCCGCTGCACCCGACGCTCGACAACTTCACCCGGGCGCTCACACAGGAGGGCTTCCTGGTCTACCTGCGGAACTCGACCATCGTCGTGGTGGCAGCCGTGCTGCTGTCGATCGTGGTCGGGTTCCTGGCCTCGGCGGCGCTGTCGCGGTTCCGGTTCAGAGGGCGGCGCGCGATCCTGGTCGGCATCCTGTTCGTGCAGATGATCCCGTCCGGCGCCCTGCTCATCCCGCTGTTCCTGTCGTTCCAGACGCTCGGGCTGCTCAACAGCTACGTCGGACTGATCCTGGCGTACGTGGCGAGCGTGCTGCCCTTCTCGATCTGGGTGATGCGCGGGTTCTTCGTGGCCGTGCCCGTCGAGATCGAAGAGGCCGCGAAGGTCGACGGCGCCGGCACCTTCCGGATCCTGTGGAGCGTACTGTTCCCCCTCGTGATGCCCGGCGTCATCGCCACGAGTGTCTTCGCGTTCATCGCGGCGTGGAACGACTACCTGATCGCCTACGTGATGCTCAAGGACCAGGGGATGTACACGCTGCCCGTGTGGCTGGCCGGGTTCTCGACGAACAAGGGCACGGACTTCGGCGGGCTGATGGCGGCGAGCGTGCTGTTCTCGATCCCCGTGGTCGTCTTCTTCCTCATCGTGCAGCGCCGGCTGGTCAGCGGGATGACGGCAGGGGCCGTGAAGGGCTGA